In Cryptomeria japonica chromosome 10, Sugi_1.0, whole genome shotgun sequence, a genomic segment contains:
- the LOC131045230 gene encoding pentatricopeptide repeat-containing protein At2g39620-like encodes MLEAALHILLTTHSIPQDYSTYLQLLQNCILKNALSQGKKVHSFIAHRRFAFATRTTFHNKLIYMYINCGSLVDARKVFDHMKERDILSWNSIISAYRKHGQPNEAVKVFHNMQQTGLQPDKITFASVLPACAKMGALEQGMHIHQSIKDRGILSDVIVASSLVDMYAKCGRIDKARELFNEMPQRDVISWNAMIAGFTQNGFVENALETFKQMQLANVKPNSTTFASILLACAKMGAFEQGMDIHQIIIGGGFLWDIKVGNALLDMYAKWGIMDKACELFERIPKRNVVSWTVMIAGYAQNGFVEKALETFKQMQWAGVKPDSTSFATILRACAKMGALQQGMDIHQSIMEEGLISDVTVATALVDMYAKCRSIDKARELFHRMPKRDAISWNAMIAGYAQNGFVEETSETFKLMQLTGVKPNSASFASILSVCTKTGAFEQAMEIHQRIMEGGFLSDTIVGNALVDMYAKCGSIDKARELFDINSRRNVVSWNTMIAGYAQNGFAEKAFETLEQMKLAGVKPNSTTFASVLSACAKIGALKSGMDIHQSIQDRGLLSDVVVSTALVDMYAKCGSMDKARELFDRMPQRDVISWNAMIAGYAQNGFDEKALETFKQMLLDGVKANSTTFASILPACAKTGALEKGMDIHQSIIDSGIYSDVVVVTALVDMYAKCGSMEKARELFDRMPQRDVVSWTAMIAGYAQNGFIEKALETFKQMQLTGVKPDSTTFASILPACAKMGAMEQGMVIHQSTMESGLFSDIIVGNALVDMYAKCGSIIKAHELFDRMPQRNVVSWTVMIAGYTQNGLVDKALEAFKQMQLAGVKPNSTTFASILPACAKMGALEQGMDIHESVLEGGFSSDVTVTTALVDMYAKCGSINKARELFDKMPQREVISWNAMIAGYAQNGFCKDALKIFELMKQSGTHPDIVSFACVLCACSHAGLVDEGCTYFNHMSKSYCITPTVDHYVCMVDILGRAGYLEDTLNFIIKMPVKPVVVVWMCFLGACRSHMNIGLGVFTATLLCDLDPKNAATFVLLSNIYADMGRWEEVQMVRRLMKDRAIKKIPGCSWIEDHKTIHAFCVGDRSHP; translated from the coding sequence ATGTTGGAGGCGGCGCTGCACATTCTGCTTACTACACACAGTATCCCTCAAGACTACTCTACGTATCTTCAGTTATTGCAGAACTGTATTCTCAAGAATGCGCTCTCACAGGGGAAAAAAGTCCACTCTTTCATCGCTCACAGGCGATTTGCCTTTGCTACACGCACGACTTTTCATAATAAGCTTATTTACATGTATATCAACTGCGGAAGTTTGGTTGATGCCCGAAAAGTGTTTGACCACATGAAAGAACGAGACATCCTCTCATGGAATTCGATTATTTCAGCATACAGAAAACATGGGCAACCAAACGAGGCAGTCAAAGTGTTTCACAATATGCAACAAACAGGTCTCCAACCCGATAAGATCACATTTGCCAGCGTActtccagcctgtgccaaaatgggggctttggaacaaggtatgcacatccatcaaagtataaaggatagaggaattttgtcagatgttataGTTGCAAGTTCCCTGGTCGACATGTACGCAAAATGTGGAAGGatagacaaggcacgggaactgtTTAACGAAATGCCTCagagagatgtcatttcatggaatgcaatgattgcaggatttacacaaaatggatttgttgaaaatgcgttagaaacttttaagcaaatgcaattggcaaatgtaaagccaaattctacaacctttgccagcatcctacttgcctgtgccaaaatgggagctttcgaacagggtatggacatccatcaaatcaTAATAGGAGGAGGATTTTTGTGGGATATTaaagttggaaatgctctgttagacatgtatgcaaaatggggGATCATGGACAAAGCATGTGAACTATTTGAAAGAATACCAAAAAGAAATGTGGTGTCATGGACTGTGATGATTGCAGGGTATGCTCAAAacggatttgttgaaaaggctttagaaacattcaagcaaatgcaatgggcaggtgtaaagccagactCGACAAGCTTTGCCACTATCCTTCGTgcgtgtgccaaaatgggagctttgcaacagggcatggacattcatcaaagcataatggaagaGGGACTTATATCAGATGTTACGGTTGCAACTGCACTAGTAGACATGTACGCAAAATgtagaagcatagacaaggcacgtgaactgtttcaCAGAATGCCTAAAAGAGATGCCatttcatggaatgcaatgattgcaggatatgctcaaaatggatttgttgaagagaCTTCAGAAACAtttaagctaatgcaattgacaggtgtaaagccaaattctgcatcctttgccagcatcctctctGTCTGTACAAAAACGGGAGCCTTCGAACAGGCTATGGAAATTCATCAACGCATAATGGAAGGGGGATTTTTGTCGGATActatagttggaaatgctctggtagacatgtatgctaaATGTGgcagcatagacaaggcacgtgaactttTTGACATAAATTCtcgaagaaatgtggtctcatggaataccatgattgcaggatatgcacagaaTGGATTTGCTGAAAAGGCTTTTGAAACTCTTGAGCAAAtgaaattggcaggtgtaaagccaaattccacaacctttgctagtgTGCTCTCTgcctgtgccaaaataggagctttgaagtcgggtatggacattcatcaaagcatacaGGATAGGGgacttttgtcagatgttgtagtttcaactgccctagtagacatgtatgcaaaatgtggaagcatggaTAAGGCACgcgaactgtttgatagaatgcctcaaagagatgtcatctcatggaatgcaatgatcgccggatatgcacaaaatggatttgatgaaaaggctttagaaactttcaagcaaatgctatTGGATGGAGTAAAGGCAAATTCCACAACATTTGCGAGCATCCTACCTGCATGTGCCAAAACAGGAGCTTTGGAAAAgggtatggatatccatcaaagcataatcgataGTGGAATTtattcagatgttgtagttgtaactgccctggtagacatgtatgcaaaatgtggaagcatggaaaaggcacgtgaattgtttgacagaatgcctcagagagatgtggtttcatggactgcaatgattgcaggatatgcacagaatggatttattgaaaaggctctagaaactttcaagcaaatgcaattgactGGTGTGAAGCCAGATTCAAcgacctttgccagcatcctccctgcctgtgccaaaatgggagctatgGAACAGGGTATGGTCATCCATCAAAGCACAATGGAAAGCGGATTGTtttcagatattatagttggaaatgctctggtagacatgtatgcgaaatgtggaagcataatcaaggcacatgaactgtttgacagaatgcctcaaagaaatgttgtctcatggactgtaatgattgcaggatatacacaaaatggattAGTTGATAAGGCTTTAgaagctttcaagcaaatgcagttggcaggtgtaaagccaaattctacaacctttgctagcatccttcctgcctgtgccaaaatgggagctttggaacagggtatggacatccatgaaAGCGTTTTGGAAGGAGGATTTTCATCAGATGTAACAGTTAccactgccctggtagacatgtatgcaaaatgtggaagcataaacaaggcacgtgaactgtttgacaaaatgcctcaaagagaggtaatctcatggaatgccatgattgcaggatatgcacaaaatggattttgcaagGATGCCCTCAAAatatttgaattaatgaagcaATCTGGAACACACCCAGACATTGTAAGCTTTGCTTGTGTTTTATGTGCATGCAGCCATGCAGGTTTGGTGGATGAGGGCTGCACATACTTCAATCACATGAGTAAATCTTACTGCATTACACCTACAGTTGATCACTATGTGTGCATGGTTGACATTCTTGGCCGTGCTGGCTATCTTGAGGACACCCTAAACTTTATCATTAAGATGCCAGTTAAACCTGTGGTGGTCGTGTGGATGTGTTTTCTTGGTGCTTGTAGATCACATATGAATATAGGCTTAGGAGTATTTACAGCGACTCTGCTTTGCGATTTGGATCCTAAGAATGCTGCGACTTTTGTTCTTCTCTCAAACATCTATGCA